A single window of Methanomassiliicoccales archaeon DNA harbors:
- a CDS encoding glutamine amidotransferase family protein, with protein sequence MASRPPGMERQPGGCGIAGCIDVRGGKISGDTIAKMITTMGERENGLGAGYVGYGIFPDRRDEYCLQFLFDNEDAKTRTEEFLKDNVYITGDERVYTRKVSTLDPPYPLVWRFFAIAKEKLDWPRGPIFDPDDRIVELAMQINTEVDGAFCVSSGKDMAVFKGCGYSHEIAEFFDISRYEGSMWLSHSRFPTNSPGWWAGAHPISILDWSVCHNGEITSYGVNKKLVEMEGYKCSLLTDTEVIIYIWDMLVRRHGLPIPTAAFAMAPWYYPLIEGMDEKSKKLATWLRIVYKEAFLNGPFSILVGRREPETTMIAMADRKKLRPLIAGTSEKKDVIFAASEECAIRAVDTKAWTWTADAGSPVIAQRGKGLIRSGLEHPFKGVME encoded by the coding sequence TTGGCTTCGCGCCCCCCGGGGATGGAGAGACAACCTGGAGGATGTGGGATTGCGGGGTGCATCGATGTCAGGGGAGGTAAGATCTCCGGCGACACGATAGCCAAGATGATTACGACAATGGGTGAGAGGGAGAACGGTCTTGGCGCAGGATATGTTGGGTATGGCATCTTTCCCGATAGAAGAGACGAGTACTGCCTTCAATTTCTCTTCGATAATGAAGATGCAAAGACCAGAACTGAAGAGTTCCTCAAGGACAATGTTTACATCACTGGTGACGAAAGGGTCTACACAAGGAAGGTCTCTACATTGGACCCGCCATATCCTCTTGTCTGGCGCTTTTTCGCCATTGCCAAGGAGAAACTGGACTGGCCCAGAGGACCCATCTTTGACCCTGATGACCGAATCGTTGAGTTGGCTATGCAGATCAACACCGAGGTGGATGGTGCATTCTGCGTCTCAAGCGGAAAGGATATGGCTGTGTTCAAGGGGTGTGGCTACTCCCATGAAATTGCCGAGTTCTTTGACATATCAAGATATGAGGGGTCCATGTGGCTCTCTCATTCGCGTTTCCCCACGAACTCCCCCGGGTGGTGGGCTGGAGCCCACCCCATCAGTATACTAGACTGGTCCGTATGTCACAACGGAGAGATCACCTCCTACGGTGTGAATAAGAAGCTCGTCGAGATGGAGGGATACAAGTGTAGCCTGCTCACTGACACAGAAGTGATAATCTATATCTGGGACATGCTCGTGAGAAGGCACGGCCTGCCAATTCCCACCGCTGCCTTTGCCATGGCGCCCTGGTACTATCCTCTAATAGAAGGCATGGATGAGAAGAGCAAGAAGTTGGCTACCTGGCTTAGGATTGTTTACAAGGAGGCTTTCCTAAATGGGCCTTTCAGCATTCTTGTAGGTAGAAGGGAACCAGAAACGACCATGATCGCAATGGCAGACAGGAAGAAACTCCGACCCCTTATAGCGGGAACATCGGAGAAAAAAGACGTCATCTTCGCCGCAAGCGAGGAGTGTGCGATTCGCGCAGTTGACACTAAGGCGTGGACCTGGACTGCTGATGCAGGGAGCCCTGTCATAGCCCAAAGGGGAAAGGGGCTCATTAGGTCAGGTCTTGAACACCCGTTCAAGGGGGTGATGGAGTGA
- a CDS encoding metal-dependent hydrolase, whose product MLIFCHLFVGLAIGLVLYAWLRDEWLIFAVAFGSVIPDIIDKPLGHLLLSGSIDNGRIFFHGIFVVGIWLVGALALCRSRYGILFAGIATGILSHQLLDAMWLDQVSWFFPLMGPYVPDHYVNYFAFGFWAEITSPTEWIFLFLSGSMIFVFQGGKWGWLSESTRSNLERFARLILKGGPWLLAIFGLLILINASFTVHQNLEELTETIVLGIACLLGTSFLCGWYPGGRWIGLEV is encoded by the coding sequence TTGCTCATCTTTTGCCATCTCTTCGTAGGTCTGGCGATCGGCCTGGTACTATACGCATGGTTAAGGGACGAGTGGTTGATCTTCGCTGTGGCCTTCGGTTCCGTCATTCCCGATATTATTGACAAGCCCCTTGGTCATTTACTTCTAAGTGGTTCCATCGATAATGGGCGGATTTTCTTCCATGGGATATTCGTAGTAGGAATTTGGCTAGTAGGCGCTCTCGCCCTGTGCCGAAGTCGTTACGGTATTCTGTTCGCAGGAATAGCTACTGGCATACTGTCACACCAGCTTCTGGATGCAATGTGGCTGGATCAGGTCTCCTGGTTCTTCCCGCTTATGGGGCCATACGTTCCAGATCACTATGTAAACTACTTTGCATTCGGTTTCTGGGCAGAGATCACCTCCCCTACCGAATGGATCTTTCTTTTCCTTTCGGGGTCTATGATCTTCGTCTTTCAGGGGGGAAAATGGGGCTGGTTATCTGAATCAACAAGATCAAACTTGGAAAGATTTGCAAGGTTGATTCTTAAGGGAGGTCCGTGGTTGCTTGCCATCTTTGGGTTATTGATACTCATCAACGCTTCCTTCACTGTACACCAGAATCTTGAAGAATTAACTGAGACGATTGTGCTGGGCATCGCCTGCCTCTTGGGCACTTCCTTTCTTTGTGGTTGGTACCCTGGTGGCAGATGGATTGGTCTAGAGGTTTAG
- a CDS encoding AAA family ATPase yields the protein MDLQIERLRTYIQNFDENLQGGIPKGQVVLLTGTPGTMKSSLAYSILYQNALENRIPSVYMTLEQSRENLLQQMAAMGMDDERAKEYVHVLDLGLIRKSLTQLSAKGTWLQVFKMYADSLRHSLGYEILVVDSLDVLEMAAQMNENRRSELFYLFEWLRNLGVTSLLVSENQPDRMFEQKYDEGYLADGVVSLKLQEIGETDIQRRIRAVKLRSTNHKTGYFSLLFNDGKFSATQVITE from the coding sequence ATGGATCTGCAGATTGAAAGGCTTCGAACCTACATACAGAATTTTGATGAGAATCTGCAGGGAGGCATTCCAAAGGGGCAGGTTGTGCTGCTTACAGGCACTCCAGGCACCATGAAGTCGTCCCTTGCCTACAGTATACTCTATCAGAATGCACTTGAGAATCGCATACCTAGCGTTTACATGACACTTGAGCAGTCAAGGGAGAACCTGCTTCAGCAGATGGCGGCCATGGGAATGGATGACGAGAGGGCAAAGGAATACGTCCATGTCTTAGACCTTGGGCTCATCAGGAAGAGCCTGACACAGCTGAGTGCCAAGGGTACCTGGCTCCAGGTTTTCAAGATGTATGCCGACAGCCTAAGACACAGCCTGGGGTACGAGATCCTGGTCGTCGATTCACTCGACGTACTGGAAATGGCTGCCCAGATGAACGAGAACCGGAGATCAGAGCTGTTCTATCTCTTTGAGTGGCTAAGGAATCTAGGGGTTACTTCCCTCCTTGTCTCCGAGAATCAGCCCGATAGGATGTTCGAGCAGAAGTACGATGAGGGATATCTCGCTGATGGGGTGGTCAGCCTCAAGCTGCAAGAGATCGGGGAGACTGACATCCAGCGCAGAATCAGAGCGGTCAAGCTTAGGAGCACCAACCATAAGACCGGATATTTCTCGCTGTTGTTCAACGACGGCAAGTTCAGCGCAACCCAGGTTATTACCGAGTGA
- a CDS encoding FMN-binding glutamate synthase family protein: protein MIDEELCINCGKCAKECSFGALDFKEKKVRYQGGCVACGRCMSFCPTSAIMVNDVPNIFPHHPWFTERDRRAIAAQARSGGVLLSSCGTDLPYRSIYDDLLLDAAQVTNPSIDPLREPIETRTYLGRRSGKLCIEKRGKKYELVSGDGAIVSMDMPIMIGHISLGSVSYNTQKALFTAAEHLNIVAGSGEGGLHPDFFNFAHRINSEVASGRFGVTPEYLKRVAAVEIKIGQGAKPGHGGHLPGEKVTEMISQTRMIPEGTDALSPYPHHDIYSIEDLQQLISVLKEATDYQMPVGVKVAAVHNIGAIASGIVRAGADFMTIDGFRGGTGSAPRVIRDHAGIPIEVAIATVDQKLTEEGLRNKVTLCASGSVRSSADMIKIIALGADVASVCTAAMVAMGCRVCQHCHMGICAWGIATQKVELASRLDPKIAAMSVVNLFRAWNEELREVLGAMGIDSVESLVGNRDRLRYVGPNPKMAEVMDVKHVGEGWG from the coding sequence ATTATCGACGAGGAACTTTGCATTAATTGTGGAAAATGCGCAAAGGAGTGCAGTTTCGGTGCTTTAGATTTCAAGGAGAAGAAGGTCAGATACCAGGGAGGATGTGTAGCCTGCGGAAGGTGTATGTCATTCTGCCCAACCAGCGCTATAATGGTGAACGATGTACCAAACATATTCCCACATCATCCCTGGTTCACAGAGCGTGACAGGAGAGCGATCGCAGCCCAGGCCCGGAGTGGTGGCGTACTTCTTTCTTCCTGCGGAACCGACCTTCCTTACAGATCGATTTATGATGACCTCCTACTGGACGCGGCCCAGGTGACCAATCCATCGATCGACCCATTGAGGGAGCCAATCGAGACCAGGACATACCTGGGAAGACGGTCGGGGAAGCTCTGCATCGAGAAGCGCGGGAAGAAGTATGAACTTGTCTCGGGGGATGGAGCGATAGTCTCTATGGACATGCCAATAATGATAGGTCACATATCTCTTGGGTCAGTGAGCTACAATACCCAAAAGGCTCTTTTCACCGCTGCAGAGCATTTGAACATCGTGGCAGGTTCTGGAGAAGGAGGGCTTCATCCAGACTTCTTTAATTTCGCACACAGAATCAACAGTGAAGTAGCAAGTGGTCGATTTGGAGTCACCCCCGAGTACTTGAAACGTGTGGCCGCCGTAGAGATAAAGATCGGGCAAGGTGCCAAGCCAGGTCACGGAGGACATTTACCCGGCGAGAAGGTCACAGAGATGATCTCCCAGACACGGATGATCCCCGAGGGTACGGATGCTCTATCGCCCTATCCACATCACGACATCTACAGCATAGAGGATCTCCAGCAGCTTATTTCAGTACTGAAGGAGGCCACTGATTATCAGATGCCTGTGGGTGTCAAGGTAGCGGCTGTACACAATATCGGGGCAATCGCATCAGGTATAGTCAGGGCTGGGGCGGACTTCATGACCATCGATGGTTTTCGGGGTGGAACTGGTTCCGCTCCAAGGGTTATTAGGGACCATGCTGGCATTCCTATCGAGGTGGCGATTGCCACTGTTGACCAGAAGCTTACAGAAGAAGGACTTAGGAACAAGGTTACTCTCTGTGCAAGCGGTTCAGTAAGATCCTCAGCGGACATGATCAAGATAATAGCACTGGGAGCAGACGTGGCCAGTGTTTGCACGGCGGCCATGGTTGCCATGGGATGCAGGGTTTGCCAACACTGCCATATGGGCATCTGTGCATGGGGAATTGCGACTCAGAAGGTCGAGCTAGCTTCTAGGTTGGATCCCAAGATCGCCGCAATGAGCGTGGTGAACCTGTTCAGGGCCTGGAACGAGGAACTGAGGGAGGTCTTGGGAGCGATGGGTATCGATTCTGTTGAGAGCCTTGTAGGAAACCGAGATCGCCTCAGATATGTCGGTCCCAATCCCAAAATGGCGGAAGTGATGGATGTTAAGCATGTGGGTGAGGGCTGGGGGTGA
- the acs gene encoding acetate--CoA ligase, translating into MTSGTGLELPSHLEWMRRRALEDPEEFWGKVAEDIHWFKPWDKVLEWEYPEFKWFPGAETNISYNCLDYHLLKGRGNRAAIIWESGEGEKSRVITYNQLHHQVERFAAALRALGVEKGDRVTIYMPMVPEAAVAMLATTRIGAVHSVVFGGFGFGALADRIVDAESRIVITADVGYRRGKAVSLKDTVDRALEVAKCVEKVVVLEREGSAGMVEGRDITWGQALDLGRGESGKAIPVDANDLAFILYTSGTMSKPKGTVQPHGSYQVWITAMAKWVYDMKPEDVWWSTSDVGWIVGHSYVVYAPLLIGCSTIMFEGVPIHPSPDIWWDIIERNRVTQLWISPTGVRALMQEGIEYPRRHDLSSLRLVLCAGEVLNPPAYEWLHKDVLDGRVPVIDHMWQTESSGPMVGNPYGICMLPIKSGAATIPLPGIDADVVDGEGKSLPPGSKGNFVVRRPFPGLTPTLWRDHERYLAFYWNTIPGVYYTGDSAIIDEDGYVWFQGRADEVIKISAHRIGTIEIESALLAHPKVAETAVVGEPDELRGEVAAAFVVLNPGESGSDELAQELRKLVRDTLGPIVIVGHLYFVSKVPKTRSGKIMRRILRSLMADKPLGDHTTIEDPTAIDEVKEAIKSLQ; encoded by the coding sequence ATGACTTCCGGAACGGGTTTGGAGCTTCCCTCCCACTTGGAGTGGATGAGGAGGCGGGCGTTGGAGGATCCAGAAGAATTCTGGGGAAAAGTTGCTGAGGATATACACTGGTTCAAACCATGGGATAAGGTTCTCGAATGGGAATACCCTGAATTCAAGTGGTTTCCAGGAGCGGAGACAAACATTTCCTACAACTGTCTGGATTACCATCTGTTAAAAGGGAGGGGCAATCGAGCAGCGATCATCTGGGAGAGTGGAGAAGGAGAGAAGAGTCGGGTGATAACCTACAACCAGCTCCATCACCAGGTGGAGAGATTTGCTGCCGCTCTTCGTGCTTTGGGGGTTGAGAAGGGTGACCGGGTGACCATCTACATGCCGATGGTCCCGGAAGCGGCCGTCGCTATGTTAGCTACCACGAGGATCGGAGCTGTGCATTCCGTGGTATTCGGTGGCTTCGGGTTCGGTGCCCTGGCGGACAGGATAGTTGACGCGGAATCTCGGATCGTGATCACCGCCGATGTGGGATACAGAAGGGGAAAGGCTGTTTCCCTGAAGGACACAGTAGATAGAGCTCTGGAGGTTGCCAAGTGCGTTGAGAAGGTCGTTGTCCTGGAGAGAGAAGGCAGCGCTGGAATGGTCGAGGGAAGGGATATCACCTGGGGTCAGGCACTTGATCTCGGCCGTGGAGAGTCGGGTAAGGCTATACCCGTCGACGCTAACGACCTGGCCTTCATCCTTTACACCTCTGGAACCATGTCCAAACCAAAGGGGACTGTCCAACCCCACGGTTCATATCAGGTCTGGATAACCGCCATGGCCAAATGGGTTTACGACATGAAGCCAGAGGATGTCTGGTGGTCGACCTCGGATGTAGGATGGATCGTAGGCCACTCCTATGTTGTCTATGCACCATTGCTCATCGGTTGCTCCACCATAATGTTCGAGGGGGTACCCATCCATCCATCTCCTGACATATGGTGGGACATTATAGAGAGGAACCGAGTGACCCAACTGTGGATCTCGCCAACTGGTGTTAGGGCGCTGATGCAGGAGGGAATAGAATACCCAAGGAGACACGATCTTTCCTCCTTGCGTCTGGTGCTCTGTGCGGGGGAAGTGCTCAACCCTCCCGCTTACGAGTGGCTTCACAAGGACGTACTCGATGGTCGAGTACCTGTGATAGATCATATGTGGCAGACAGAAAGCAGTGGTCCAATGGTAGGAAACCCATATGGGATATGCATGCTCCCCATCAAATCAGGAGCAGCGACAATACCACTACCAGGCATCGATGCTGATGTGGTGGACGGGGAGGGAAAATCCCTCCCACCCGGGAGCAAGGGTAACTTTGTGGTCCGTAGGCCCTTCCCAGGTTTAACTCCAACTCTTTGGAGAGATCACGAGAGATACTTGGCATTCTACTGGAACACCATTCCTGGTGTCTATTACACTGGGGACAGTGCCATCATCGATGAGGACGGCTATGTATGGTTCCAGGGGAGGGCAGACGAGGTGATCAAGATATCCGCCCATAGAATAGGGACAATTGAGATCGAAAGCGCCCTATTGGCCCACCCGAAGGTCGCCGAGACTGCAGTTGTCGGCGAACCGGATGAGCTGAGGGGAGAGGTCGCTGCTGCCTTTGTCGTGCTAAATCCAGGTGAGAGTGGTAGTGACGAACTGGCCCAGGAATTGAGGAAGTTGGTCAGGGATACGCTGGGGCCAATAGTCATCGTTGGTCACCTGTACTTCGTGAGCAAGGTTCCCAAGACCAGGAGTGGCAAGATCATGAGAAGGATCCTCAGATCGTTAATGGCTGACAAGCCCCTGGGAGATCATACCACCATTGAGGATCCCACTGCAATTGACGAGGTGAAGGAGGCAATCAAGTCCCTGCAATGA
- a CDS encoding anaerobic ribonucleoside-triphosphate reductase activating protein, producing MRIVGFIKTSLVDWDGRVSSVIFLPGCNFRCPFCHNRELVLSPGSVPEVDHGSMMLYLEENSDFLDGVVITGGEPTIHSDLPDLIGDLSALGLRVKLDTNGSNPSMLLDLIDSGLLESVAMDIKGPLDDRYDDACGVQAPLEDIKRSISILMDSEIEHEFRTTIVPHIIKEKDVESIAAFIGGARKYALQQFRPGTTLDGRLSKIDPYPIERIHNMAELAKQYVRRVVIRGDI from the coding sequence ATGAGGATCGTGGGCTTCATAAAGACCTCACTGGTGGATTGGGACGGTCGTGTTTCTTCTGTCATATTCCTTCCTGGATGCAACTTTCGGTGCCCTTTCTGCCACAACCGGGAACTGGTACTGTCGCCAGGAAGCGTTCCCGAGGTCGATCATGGTTCTATGATGCTCTATCTGGAAGAGAACTCCGACTTCTTGGATGGGGTGGTGATTACAGGAGGGGAGCCCACAATTCACTCCGATCTGCCTGATCTCATTGGAGACCTATCTGCCCTTGGATTGAGGGTCAAGCTGGATACCAATGGATCCAATCCCTCAATGCTCTTAGATCTAATCGATTCAGGCCTGTTGGAGAGCGTTGCCATGGACATAAAAGGACCTCTTGATGACCGGTACGACGATGCATGTGGGGTGCAGGCTCCGCTTGAGGACATCAAGCGTTCCATTTCCATTCTTATGGATTCGGAAATTGAGCATGAGTTCAGGACCACCATTGTGCCTCATATTATCAAGGAGAAGGATGTAGAGTCCATCGCCGCCTTCATCGGCGGGGCGAGGAAGTACGCCCTGCAGCAGTTCCGGCCGGGTACCACCCTTGACGGCAGGCTCTCCAAGATCGACCCCTATCCCATAGAACGGATCCATAACATGGCGGAGCTTGCTAAACAATATGTCCGCCGGGTAGTGATAAGGGGAGACATATAG
- a CDS encoding AAA family ATPase, which translates to MSRFECPRCGAGVRPNDIQCGRCGEVLREKEAQGEYGEAPKITLESVFSQRETSVRLNDSEYVTVSRMRKLLERREQDLLRREKELNDRENELLGSLEEIENDTLALEKTMEQLQNEEASLTEKEKALRERECDLEQISNTLSQWKQVMTRFDMVKEGDELTPGDLEKLLQIQENFQQVLDKERDRLKLELKEALSDEMENLALKEEQFRVTESELMKKTIELRNMIRDRALEGQRKEEDLSDQKQIDELKQEAFSEIDKQIGIGIQGEVNGELIPTHIERLDRILKGGIPRGHVILVNGSVGSMKSSLAYHILHHCAAKQGIRGMYFSLEQNRASILRQMERLGLSRDESRENLILVDMVDLRKAMAGEEGDWRSILMRYVENVKKAKDFDIFVLDSLESFKAMSEFVFSREDLAELFEWFRDMEITTFLVSEKSPQELLESSQGELYLSDGAIELLMHENRDKVQRWIRIPKMRSVDIDPRYFSFLFDGRTFQLHLPLASTFE; encoded by the coding sequence ATGTCTCGATTTGAGTGTCCTAGGTGCGGGGCGGGCGTCAGACCCAACGATATCCAGTGTGGTAGATGTGGAGAGGTACTAAGAGAGAAGGAAGCCCAAGGTGAATATGGAGAGGCACCAAAGATTACACTGGAAAGCGTTTTTAGCCAGAGGGAAACCTCTGTCCGTCTTAACGATTCGGAGTATGTCACTGTCTCGAGGATGCGAAAGTTACTCGAACGAAGGGAACAAGATCTCCTCCGCCGTGAGAAGGAACTCAATGATCGCGAGAACGAACTACTCGGGTCCTTGGAAGAAATTGAGAATGATACATTGGCCCTAGAGAAGACCATGGAGCAACTGCAGAATGAGGAAGCGTCTCTAACCGAGAAGGAGAAGGCCCTTAGAGAGCGTGAGTGTGACCTAGAACAGATTTCGAACACCCTTTCACAGTGGAAACAGGTAATGACTCGTTTCGACATGGTGAAGGAGGGGGATGAGTTGACACCTGGGGATCTTGAGAAACTCCTCCAGATACAGGAGAACTTCCAGCAGGTTCTAGATAAGGAACGAGATCGGCTCAAATTGGAGTTGAAGGAGGCACTCTCTGATGAAATGGAGAACCTAGCCCTCAAGGAGGAGCAGTTCCGCGTGACCGAATCAGAATTGATGAAGAAGACGATCGAGCTCCGCAATATGATTAGAGATCGAGCGTTGGAGGGGCAGCGGAAAGAGGAAGATCTCAGCGATCAGAAGCAAATTGATGAGCTGAAGCAGGAGGCTTTCAGCGAAATCGACAAACAGATTGGCATTGGAATCCAGGGCGAGGTAAATGGGGAGTTGATTCCCACTCATATTGAGCGGCTTGATCGTATTCTCAAGGGTGGGATACCAAGAGGACATGTCATCCTCGTGAACGGATCAGTCGGCTCGATGAAATCCTCACTAGCCTACCACATCCTGCACCACTGTGCAGCCAAGCAGGGAATTCGTGGAATGTATTTTTCGCTTGAGCAGAACCGGGCTTCAATCCTAAGGCAGATGGAACGACTTGGCCTTTCACGAGATGAGTCAAGGGAGAATTTGATTTTGGTGGATATGGTAGACCTCCGCAAGGCAATGGCCGGTGAGGAAGGCGACTGGCGGAGCATACTGATGAGATATGTCGAGAATGTCAAGAAAGCCAAAGATTTCGATATTTTCGTACTAGATTCGCTCGAGTCGTTCAAGGCCATGTCAGAGTTCGTCTTTTCTCGGGAAGATCTTGCAGAATTGTTCGAATGGTTCCGTGATATGGAAATAACCACATTCCTGGTATCCGAAAAGTCTCCTCAGGAACTACTCGAGAGCAGTCAGGGAGAACTCTATCTTTCTGATGGGGCAATAGAGCTCCTGATGCATGAGAACAGAGATAAGGTCCAGCGTTGGATTAGAATACCCAAAATGAGGAGTGTTGATATAGACCCGCGCTACTTCTCTTTCTTGTTTGATGGGAGGACCTTCCAGCTTCATTTACCGCTTGCATCGACCTTTGAATAG
- a CDS encoding Lrp/AsnC family transcriptional regulator: MSKGEVKGSMDEMNRKILRLLRTDGKMSYREVAQKLKRSPSTVRDRIGRMENDGVILGYVALINAEQMGIHTEAILLANMEGHVRFRDLIELKKVNGILEVLFITGDKNVMIRIQAPDNRTLDETITKKIVPIGLRDIDLKVVLESVMRFPDVGFAD, translated from the coding sequence TTGTCTAAGGGAGAGGTAAAGGGTTCAATGGACGAGATGAACAGGAAGATACTTCGGTTACTGAGGACCGATGGCAAGATGAGCTATCGTGAGGTAGCTCAGAAGCTGAAACGCTCCCCATCTACCGTGAGGGATAGGATCGGACGCATGGAAAACGATGGGGTAATACTGGGCTACGTGGCCCTCATCAACGCCGAGCAGATGGGAATTCACACCGAAGCCATCTTACTGGCAAATATGGAAGGCCACGTCCGTTTCAGGGATCTTATAGAATTGAAGAAGGTGAATGGCATCCTCGAAGTCCTTTTTATCACCGGGGACAAGAATGTCATGATCAGGATTCAAGCTCCTGACAACCGAACACTTGACGAGACCATTACCAAGAAGATCGTACCGATTGGCCTGAGAGACATTGACCTCAAGGTCGTTCTGGAATCGGTGATGCGTTTTCCTGATGTAGGGTTTGCTGATTAG